The following proteins are encoded in a genomic region of Xenopus laevis strain J_2021 chromosome 3L, Xenopus_laevis_v10.1, whole genome shotgun sequence:
- the sftpc.L gene encoding pulmonary surfactant-associated protein C encodes MEQSKAVLMERPPVYSELPIPSIPCLGGVKKLVCVVLVVVVLVLVLVGVLLMGLHMSQKHTETIFQMSLQEGTGSGIHGTGAATFHLDTGINSSASVVYDYSKLLIATRPRPGHACYVTPMDPEQVQSLETIAESVLSKITSNDSMKLVTDHSLLGTTIKVLCGSLPVYWT; translated from the exons ATGGAGCAAAGCAAAGCTGTCCTGATGGAGAGACCACCC GTCTATTCAGAGTTGCCCATTCCCAGCATCCCATGTCTTGGTGGAGTTAAGAAGCTTGTCTGCGTGGTCCTTGTGGTGGTGGTCCTTGTGCTGGTTCTGGTTGGGGTTCTGCTGATGGGGCTACACATGAGTCAAAAACACACAGAAACG ATTTTTCAGATGTCTCTGCAAGAAGGAACCGGCTCTGGGATCCATGGGACAGGAGCGGCAACTTTTCACCTGGATACAGGAATCAATTCCTCTGCCTCTGTTGTGTATGATTACAGCAAG CTGCTGATTGCCACCCGCCCCCGCCCTGGACATGCATGCTACGTCACACCAATGGATCCGGAACAGGTTCAAAGCCTTGAAACCATTGCAGAAAGTGTGCTCAGCAAG ATAACCTCTAATGACTCCATGAAGCTTGTGACCGACCACTCTCTGCTGGGCACAACCATTAAAGTCCTGTGTGGAAGCCTGCCTGTTTACTGGACTTAA